A single Pseudoxanthomonas sp. DNA region contains:
- a CDS encoding DUF3106 domain-containing protein, which translates to MQRADRRRTLVAVAGIALLAGIASSSAQDAALAARWAAMSPSAQAAWQQRRLAWDALPRDERADRRARYAAWRALDEVQRARLRAAASDIAALPPEHQAALRTQFRVLDGMQRQGWRLGPELGADWPRLQPLFAYVPPGERDGLVSLLRRMDAEQRDDLAALAQRLPPQDRDAFRRDLLAVPDGQRRAWLRQQRDR; encoded by the coding sequence ATGCAGCGCGCTGACAGGCGACGGACACTGGTTGCGGTCGCCGGCATCGCATTGCTGGCGGGCATCGCATCATCCTCTGCGCAGGACGCCGCGCTCGCGGCCCGCTGGGCGGCGATGTCGCCCAGCGCGCAGGCCGCGTGGCAGCAGCGGCGCCTGGCCTGGGATGCCTTGCCCCGCGACGAACGGGCGGACCGCCGCGCGCGCTATGCCGCATGGCGCGCGCTGGACGAGGTGCAGCGGGCGCGCCTGCGCGCCGCCGCCAGCGACATCGCCGCCTTGCCGCCGGAGCACCAGGCCGCGTTGCGGACCCAGTTCCGCGTGCTGGACGGCATGCAGCGGCAGGGATGGCGGCTGGGGCCGGAGCTGGGCGCCGACTGGCCGCGCCTGCAACCGTTGTTCGCCTACGTGCCGCCCGGCGAACGCGACGGCCTGGTGTCGCTGCTGCGGCGCATGGATGCGGAACAGCGCGACGACCTCGCTGCGCTGGCGCAGCGCCTGCCACCGCAGGACCGCGACGCCTTCCGTCGAGACCTGCTCGCCGTGCCCGATGGCCAGCGCCGCGCGTGGCTGCGCCAGCAGCGCGACCGCTGA
- a CDS encoding DUF3667 domain-containing protein, whose amino-acid sequence MTPSHDADAVHASACDNCRTPLQGGFCHVCGQNAHNPLRSFGHAVEEVFESFWHLDGRIFRTLRTLLSPGKLANAYLAGHRAPYVAPLRLFVILSVLTFFVGKFATGSGDPFSPPAVADGKGGNTTVQVTGAGDEGVDFGALTAVDDVIRLRDRTIDGLLAARAALPPPLAFAREQVENNIRSTQARARARIAELQPDHPALAEPDRIPENGPMPDSTGSLFSQNGKPWHPTDNPIRVGWLPDFGNRWLNKKIARAQDNIPRLQKDPELFKNALMGAVPSALFVLVPVFALLLKLAYLGTGRVYLEHLVVALYSHAYLCLCVLAFFALSFVDGLLPEQATLARAPVWLAELLIMCWMPVYLFWMQQRVYRQHPVVTLLKYLALGMMYFFLVVTAMVLLSLTSLVNA is encoded by the coding sequence ATGACCCCATCGCACGATGCCGACGCCGTGCACGCCAGCGCGTGCGACAACTGCAGGACGCCGCTGCAGGGCGGGTTCTGCCATGTGTGCGGACAGAACGCGCACAACCCGCTGCGCAGCTTCGGCCATGCGGTGGAAGAGGTGTTCGAGTCGTTCTGGCACCTGGACGGCCGCATCTTCCGCACCCTGCGCACGCTGCTCTCGCCCGGGAAACTGGCCAACGCCTACCTCGCCGGCCACCGTGCGCCGTACGTGGCGCCGCTGCGGTTGTTCGTGATCCTGAGTGTGCTGACGTTCTTCGTGGGCAAGTTCGCCACCGGCAGCGGCGACCCGTTCAGCCCGCCTGCCGTTGCCGACGGCAAGGGCGGCAACACGACCGTCCAGGTGACCGGCGCCGGAGACGAGGGCGTGGATTTCGGCGCCCTGACCGCGGTGGATGACGTCATCCGCCTGCGCGACCGCACCATCGACGGGCTGCTGGCCGCCCGCGCCGCCCTGCCGCCGCCCCTGGCGTTCGCGCGCGAACAGGTGGAGAACAACATCCGCAGCACCCAGGCGCGGGCACGCGCGCGCATCGCCGAGCTGCAGCCCGACCACCCGGCGCTGGCCGAACCCGACCGGATCCCGGAGAACGGGCCGATGCCGGACTCCACCGGCTCGCTGTTCTCGCAGAACGGCAAACCCTGGCATCCGACCGACAACCCGATCCGGGTGGGGTGGCTGCCCGACTTCGGCAACCGCTGGTTGAACAAGAAGATCGCGCGGGCACAGGACAACATCCCGCGCCTGCAGAAGGACCCGGAGCTGTTCAAGAACGCACTGATGGGCGCCGTGCCGTCGGCGCTGTTCGTGCTGGTGCCGGTGTTCGCGCTGCTGCTGAAGCTGGCCTACCTCGGCACCGGCCGCGTGTATCTGGAACACCTGGTGGTGGCGCTCTACAGCCACGCCTACCTGTGCCTGTGCGTGCTGGCGTTCTTCGCCCTGTCCTTCGTCGACGGCCTGCTGCCGGAACAGGCGACGCTGGCGCGCGCACCGGTGTGGTTGGCCGAACTGCTGATCATGTGCTGGATGCCGGTGTACCTGTTCTGGATGCAGCAGCGCGTCTATCGCCAGCACCCGGTGGTCACACTGCTGAAGTACCTGGCACTGGGCATGATGTACTTCTTCCTGGTCGTCACCGCCATGGTCCTGCTGTCGCTGACCAGCCTGGTGAACGCATAG
- a CDS encoding primosomal protein N', with translation MSPVAVLRVALPVPLPRLFDYLPPPGHAASPGDVGKRVSVVFGNRPLTGFVAGVAPPADPALELRPADALLDTDPLLLGEPLDSLHWLARYTHAPLGEVVATALPTLLRQGEPVPDTHAWHWRLTEAGRLQRDRLRAGSRPRRLADLLAEHGALDEDVLDLHLEAGRATARGLGKRGLAECHPAAATLPAPAPRAGPALNDEQQAAADAIAATMGFGALLLDGVTGSGKTEVYLHAIAECLRRGRQALVLVPEIGLTPQTLARFRERLGVPVHALHSGLNDGERARTWAACLRGEARVIVGTRSAVFTPLPEAGLIVVDEEHDGSYKQQDGIRYHARDFALVRGKALDVPVVLGSATPSLETLHNARSGRYAHLRLSRRAGEAQPPAVRVLDMRKRPQQAGLLADTLQAIRQALDAGGQVLVFKNRRGYAPVLLCHDCGWSAHCKRCDSAMTVHAGGRRLQCHHCGARQASPPACPDCGGLALQPQGIGTERLEELLTEQFTDVPVLRVDRSTTQKRDGLAQQLAKLGDAPGILVGTQILAKGHDLPHLTRVAVVGVDEGLFSTDFRAGEKLAQQLIQVAGRAGRAGKRGDVWLQTHHPDHPLLNTLISGGYHAFAEAELEQRRMAGFPPFAHLALLRAEAQHVDAAQQFLQAAKQALRRHDATLEMHGPLPAPMPRRAGLHRVQLLLSSPERRTLHRTLDLALPDIHALPEARRTRWSLDVDPMDLY, from the coding sequence ATGTCGCCTGTCGCCGTCCTGCGAGTCGCCCTGCCCGTGCCGTTGCCACGGCTGTTCGACTACCTGCCTCCGCCCGGCCATGCCGCCTCGCCCGGGGACGTCGGCAAGCGGGTGAGCGTGGTCTTCGGCAACCGGCCGCTGACCGGCTTCGTGGCCGGGGTTGCCCCACCGGCGGACCCCGCGCTGGAACTGCGCCCCGCGGATGCCCTGCTGGATACCGACCCGCTGCTGCTCGGCGAACCGCTGGACTCGCTGCACTGGCTGGCGCGCTATACGCACGCGCCCCTGGGCGAGGTGGTGGCGACCGCCCTGCCGACCCTGCTGCGCCAGGGCGAACCCGTGCCGGACACCCATGCCTGGCACTGGCGCCTGACCGAGGCGGGTCGGCTGCAGCGGGATCGCCTGCGCGCCGGCAGCCGGCCGCGTCGCCTGGCCGACCTGCTGGCCGAACACGGGGCGCTGGACGAGGATGTGCTGGACCTGCACCTGGAGGCCGGCCGCGCCACCGCACGCGGCCTGGGCAAGCGCGGACTGGCCGAGTGCCATCCCGCCGCCGCGACCCTGCCCGCCCCTGCACCACGCGCCGGTCCCGCCCTCAACGACGAACAACAGGCGGCGGCCGACGCGATCGCGGCGACGATGGGCTTCGGCGCGCTGCTGCTGGACGGCGTGACCGGCAGCGGCAAGACCGAGGTGTACCTGCACGCCATCGCCGAGTGCCTGCGGCGCGGCCGGCAGGCGCTGGTGCTGGTGCCGGAGATCGGCCTGACCCCGCAGACGCTGGCTCGTTTCCGCGAACGGCTGGGCGTGCCGGTGCATGCGCTGCACTCCGGCCTCAACGATGGGGAGCGCGCCCGCACGTGGGCCGCCTGTCTGCGCGGCGAGGCGCGCGTCATCGTCGGCACGCGCTCGGCGGTGTTCACGCCGCTGCCGGAGGCCGGCCTGATCGTGGTCGACGAGGAGCACGACGGCAGCTACAAGCAGCAGGACGGCATCCGCTACCACGCGCGCGACTTCGCGCTGGTGCGCGGCAAGGCCCTCGACGTGCCGGTGGTGCTGGGCAGCGCCACGCCGTCGCTGGAGACGCTGCACAACGCCCGCAGCGGCCGCTACGCGCACCTGCGCCTGTCGCGCCGTGCGGGCGAGGCGCAGCCACCCGCCGTGCGCGTGCTCGACATGCGCAAGCGCCCCCAGCAGGCCGGCCTGCTGGCCGACACGCTGCAGGCGATCCGCCAGGCGCTGGATGCCGGTGGTCAGGTGCTGGTGTTCAAGAACCGCCGCGGCTATGCGCCGGTGCTGCTGTGCCACGACTGCGGCTGGAGCGCGCACTGCAAGCGCTGCGACAGCGCCATGACCGTGCACGCCGGCGGCCGGCGCCTGCAGTGCCACCATTGCGGCGCACGCCAGGCATCGCCGCCCGCCTGCCCCGACTGTGGCGGACTGGCACTGCAGCCGCAGGGCATCGGCACGGAGCGGCTGGAAGAGCTGCTGACCGAGCAGTTCACCGACGTGCCGGTACTGCGCGTGGACCGCAGCACCACGCAGAAGCGCGACGGACTGGCGCAGCAGCTGGCGAAGCTGGGCGATGCGCCCGGCATTCTGGTCGGCACGCAGATACTCGCGAAAGGCCACGACCTGCCGCACCTCACGCGCGTGGCGGTCGTCGGCGTGGACGAAGGCCTGTTCTCCACCGATTTCCGCGCCGGCGAGAAGCTGGCACAGCAGCTGATCCAGGTGGCCGGTCGCGCCGGTCGCGCCGGCAAGCGTGGCGACGTGTGGCTGCAGACGCACCATCCCGACCACCCGCTGTTGAACACGCTGATCAGCGGCGGTTACCACGCCTTCGCCGAGGCGGAGCTGGAACAGCGGCGCATGGCCGGCTTCCCGCCGTTCGCGCACCTGGCCCTGCTGCGCGCGGAGGCCCAGCACGTCGACGCCGCGCAGCAGTTCCTGCAGGCCGCGAAACAGGCCCTCCGCCGGCACGATGCGACGCTGGAAATGCATGGACCATTGCCGGCGCCGATGCCGCGCCGCGCCGGACTTCACCGCGTGCAGCTGCTGCTGTCCTCGCCCGAGCGTCGCACGCTGCATCGCACGCTCGACCTCGCCCTGCCGGACATCCACGCCCTGCCGGAAGCGCGCCGCACGCGCTGGTCGCTCGATGTCGACCCCATGGACCTGTACTGA
- a CDS encoding MFS transporter codes for MTQTPRTALTPAQRLRSIFSGSVGNLVEWYDWYVYAAFSLYFAEVFFPGGDRTSQLLKTAAIFAVGFLMRPLGGWLLGRYADRHGRKRALMLSVVMMCGGSLIIACTPGYASIGVAAPILLVLARLLQGLSVGGEYGTSATYLSEMATRGHRGFWSSFQYVTLVMGHLIALGVLIALQRVFLTDEQLREWGWRIPFAIGAVAALVALWLRRNMVETESFARREATDAPGQQERQGSLRALMQHPRAVLSVIGLTMGGTLAFYTYTTYVHKFLVNSAGMAAETASLINASTLFVYMLLQPVVGALSDRVGRRPILIAFGVLGTLFTVPILSQLQDVQSATQAFWLVMAALVIVSGYTAINAVVKAELFPVEIRALGVGLPYALTVATFGGTADMVALWFKRAGMETGFYWYVTACIACSLLVYLWMPDTRRTSLIDRDPH; via the coding sequence ATGACGCAGACCCCACGTACCGCACTGACCCCCGCCCAGCGCCTGCGCAGCATCTTCAGCGGCTCGGTCGGCAACCTGGTGGAGTGGTACGACTGGTACGTCTACGCGGCGTTCTCGCTGTACTTCGCCGAGGTGTTCTTTCCCGGTGGCGACCGCACCAGCCAGTTGCTGAAGACGGCGGCGATCTTCGCGGTGGGCTTCCTGATGCGTCCGCTCGGCGGCTGGCTGCTGGGCCGCTACGCCGACCGGCATGGGCGCAAACGCGCGCTGATGCTGTCGGTGGTGATGATGTGCGGCGGCTCGCTGATCATCGCCTGCACGCCCGGCTACGCGAGCATCGGCGTCGCCGCGCCGATCCTGCTGGTGCTGGCGCGGCTGCTGCAGGGCCTGTCGGTCGGCGGCGAATACGGTACGTCCGCGACCTACCTCAGCGAAATGGCGACGCGCGGACATCGGGGCTTCTGGTCCAGCTTCCAGTACGTCACCCTGGTGATGGGCCACCTGATCGCGCTGGGCGTGCTGATCGCGCTGCAGCGCGTGTTCCTGACCGACGAGCAGTTGCGCGAATGGGGCTGGCGCATTCCGTTCGCGATCGGTGCGGTGGCGGCGCTGGTGGCGCTGTGGCTGCGCCGGAACATGGTGGAGACCGAGTCCTTCGCCCGCCGCGAAGCGACGGACGCGCCGGGCCAGCAGGAGCGACAGGGCTCGTTGCGCGCACTGATGCAGCATCCGCGCGCCGTGCTCTCCGTGATCGGCCTGACCATGGGCGGCACGCTCGCGTTCTATACGTACACGACCTATGTGCACAAGTTCCTCGTCAACAGCGCGGGCATGGCGGCGGAAACGGCCAGCCTGATCAATGCATCCACGCTGTTCGTCTACATGCTGCTGCAGCCGGTCGTCGGCGCGCTGTCGGACCGCGTCGGCCGGCGCCCCATCCTGATCGCGTTCGGCGTGCTCGGCACGCTGTTCACCGTGCCGATCCTCAGCCAGCTGCAGGACGTGCAGAGCGCCACGCAGGCGTTCTGGCTGGTGATGGCCGCCCTGGTGATCGTCAGCGGCTACACCGCGATCAACGCCGTCGTGAAGGCGGAACTGTTCCCCGTCGAGATCCGCGCACTGGGCGTGGGGCTCCCGTACGCGCTTACCGTGGCCACCTTCGGCGGCACCGCCGACATGGTGGCGCTGTGGTTCAAGCGCGCCGGCATGGAAACCGGCTTCTACTGGTACGTCACCGCCTGCATCGCCTGCTCGCTGCTGGTCTACCTGTGGATGCCGGATACGCGCAGGACGTCACTGATCGACCGCGACCCGCACTGA